A region of Campylobacter armoricus DNA encodes the following proteins:
- a CDS encoding endonuclease MutS2 produces the protein MQEQFFKKLDLDLYVAEFKGLFARDKEIFLQGDSKLHFKRLNELSLLEFNPPPMVDELNAALIHLSKQGILHLSQSFEFIKICKYFEYLKKLKFEESLKEWLLKIEIPQVILELFEYFDEKGEIKESIDERLVNLNLALKMKKESLVTEFKKLTYTKSLSAYLIDTQIHLINGMEALLLRGGFNHVLKAKIIGRSSGGGFYVVPLSVEKIQSQIDEIKDAKEEIFYEYAKKISLVFYKNLMFLKFINNAFDLFDHYSARVLMAKKYDYEFVLADSSNNLSLYNFAHPALKNAKSVNVEFNKKVLIITGVNAGGKSMLLKGILSAALLAKHLLPMRINAQKSQIGNFKEFDVILEDPQNVKNDISTFAGRMLHFSKLLGKKNVLLGIDEIELGTDFEEAACLYTELISKLLEQDNKIIITTHHKRLAMLLAKNSQVELIAALYDEELSRPKYEFLKGTIGKSYAFETALRYGISANLVQNAKKLYGEDKENLEEMVSKNINLELSLRKKNEELEKKEAKVDEILFSLKEQKEKNEQEFKKLVSNLELKYHKAIEEAKKTINLKDIKEKQRSLNKANELKKSIILPSMEQNEELRVGDFVKYEKIKGKIVAISKNDAMVESDGIKLRVPLKLLKKSGAIQQKVAKTSISVTKPSNLSVSLDLHGLRSDEAIARLDKFISDALIAGFDEVLIYHGIGTGRLAFAVREFLKTHKSVKSFQDAPINQGGFGAKVVRL, from the coding sequence ATGCAAGAGCAATTTTTTAAAAAGTTAGATTTAGATTTATATGTAGCAGAATTTAAAGGACTTTTTGCAAGAGATAAAGAAATATTTTTGCAAGGTGATAGTAAGCTTCATTTTAAAAGACTTAATGAACTTTCTTTGCTTGAGTTTAATCCTCCTCCTATGGTAGATGAGTTAAATGCTGCTTTAATTCATCTTAGCAAACAAGGAATTTTGCATTTAAGTCAAAGTTTTGAATTTATAAAAATTTGTAAGTATTTTGAGTATTTGAAAAAATTAAAATTTGAAGAAAGTTTAAAGGAATGGCTTTTAAAGATAGAAATTCCACAAGTTATTTTAGAACTTTTTGAGTATTTTGATGAAAAGGGTGAGATTAAGGAAAGTATCGATGAAAGACTTGTTAATCTAAATTTAGCTTTAAAAATGAAAAAAGAAAGTTTGGTAACTGAGTTTAAAAAACTCACATATACTAAAAGTCTTAGTGCGTATTTAATCGATACGCAAATTCATCTTATCAATGGTATGGAAGCCTTGCTTTTACGCGGTGGGTTTAATCATGTCTTAAAAGCAAAAATCATAGGCAGGAGTAGTGGCGGTGGATTTTATGTGGTACCTTTGAGTGTAGAAAAAATCCAAAGTCAAATTGATGAAATCAAAGATGCTAAAGAAGAAATTTTTTATGAATATGCCAAAAAAATCAGCTTGGTTTTTTATAAAAATTTGATGTTTTTGAAATTTATTAATAATGCTTTTGATTTATTTGATCATTATAGTGCTAGAGTTTTAATGGCTAAAAAGTATGATTATGAGTTTGTTTTAGCTGATAGTTCTAATAATCTAAGTTTATATAACTTCGCACATCCAGCTTTAAAAAATGCAAAAAGTGTGAATGTGGAATTTAATAAAAAAGTTTTAATCATCACGGGTGTAAATGCGGGTGGTAAGTCTATGCTTTTAAAAGGAATTTTAAGTGCGGCTTTACTTGCAAAACATTTACTTCCTATGAGAATTAATGCGCAAAAAAGCCAAATAGGAAATTTTAAAGAATTTGATGTGATTTTAGAAGATCCGCAAAATGTAAAAAATGATATTTCTACTTTTGCTGGAAGAATGTTGCATTTTTCTAAGCTTTTGGGTAAAAAAAATGTTTTATTAGGAATTGATGAGATAGAACTTGGAACTGATTTTGAAGAAGCAGCGTGTTTATATACTGAGCTTATTTCTAAGCTTTTAGAACAAGATAATAAAATCATCATCACAACCCACCATAAACGCCTTGCTATGCTTTTGGCTAAAAATTCACAAGTTGAACTTATAGCTGCTTTATATGATGAAGAGCTTTCAAGACCAAAATATGAGTTTTTAAAAGGCACCATAGGTAAATCTTATGCATTTGAAACAGCTTTGAGATATGGTATAAGTGCAAATTTAGTGCAAAATGCTAAAAAACTTTATGGAGAAGATAAAGAAAATTTAGAAGAAATGGTGAGTAAAAACATTAATCTTGAGCTTTCTTTGCGCAAAAAAAATGAAGAGCTTGAGAAAAAAGAAGCCAAGGTAGATGAAATTTTGTTTTCACTTAAAGAACAAAAGGAAAAAAATGAGCAAGAATTTAAAAAACTTGTTTCAAATTTAGAGCTTAAATACCACAAAGCCATAGAAGAAGCTAAAAAAACAATAAATCTAAAAGATATTAAAGAAAAGCAAAGAAGTTTAAATAAGGCTAATGAGCTAAAAAAAAGCATTATTTTACCAAGTATGGAACAAAATGAAGAGCTTAGAGTTGGGGATTTTGTAAAATATGAAAAAATCAAAGGAAAAATCGTAGCCATCTCCAAAAACGATGCCATGGTCGAAAGCGATGGGATCAAACTTCGCGTGCCTTTAAAACTTCTTAAAAAAAGCGGAGCGATACAGCAAAAAGTGGCAAAAACAAGTATCAGCGTAACAAAACCTAGTAATCTAAGTGTGAGTTTGGATTTACATGGACTTAGGAGTGATGAGGCTATTGCTAGACTTGATAAATTTATTTCAGATGCTTTGATAGCAGGATTTGACGAGGTTTTAATCTATCATGGCATAGGCACAGGAAGGCTTGCTTTTGCAGTAAGGGAATTTTTAAAAACACATAAGAGTGTAAAAAGTTTTCAAGATGCACCTATTAATCAAGGCGGCTTTGGTGCTAAAGTGGTGAGATTGTAA
- the murC gene encoding UDP-N-acetylmuramate--L-alanine ligase yields the protein MQKIHFIGIGGIGISALARFLKEQGFKISGSDIKESKITKELEKEGMSIKIPHHKDNVKNVDLVVYSAAIKEDNEELISAKEQNIATLSRKEALPMILKDKRVFAVAGAHGKSTTSSILASLIEASVIIGAVLKESGTNMLYKESENIIFEADESDSSFLNSNPYLAIVTNVEAEHLDYYSNDLEKLHKAYVDFLNLSKIQVINGEDEFLASLNLSNVKKLYPSKDITNVYMKVENFKPKTYFTLKDLGEFSVFGMGEHMAMDAALAILAASEFASIDEIKTRLLKYQGIKKRFDILFANENMALIDDYGHHPTEIKITLKAANEYAKLAGYKKIIAIFEPHRYTRLSANIEYFSEVLSSVDGLYILPVYAAGEARIEINMQKYFPKAKFIKEIKREENAIYLDGELVENGLVIGFGAGDISTKLRGKYV from the coding sequence ATGCAAAAAATTCATTTTATAGGTATAGGTGGTATTGGAATTTCAGCTTTGGCGAGATTTTTAAAAGAACAAGGTTTTAAGATAAGTGGTTCTGATATTAAAGAAAGTAAAATTACAAAAGAATTAGAAAAAGAGGGAATGAGTATAAAAATTCCTCATCATAAAGATAATGTTAAAAATGTAGATTTAGTAGTATATTCAGCTGCCATAAAAGAAGATAATGAAGAATTAATCAGTGCAAAAGAGCAAAACATTGCAACTCTTTCAAGAAAAGAAGCTTTGCCTATGATTTTAAAAGACAAAAGAGTTTTTGCGGTTGCAGGGGCTCATGGTAAAAGCACAACTTCAAGTATTTTAGCAAGTTTGATAGAAGCTTCTGTAATCATAGGTGCTGTTTTAAAAGAAAGTGGCACTAATATGCTTTATAAAGAAAGTGAAAATATTATTTTTGAGGCAGATGAAAGCGATAGTTCTTTTTTAAATTCAAATCCATATTTAGCTATAGTAACAAATGTTGAAGCAGAGCATTTAGATTATTATAGTAATGATTTAGAAAAATTACACAAAGCTTATGTGGATTTTTTAAACCTATCTAAGATTCAGGTTATTAATGGCGAAGATGAATTTTTGGCAAGTTTAAATTTAAGTAATGTAAAAAAACTTTATCCAAGTAAAGATATCACAAATGTTTATATGAAAGTAGAAAATTTCAAACCAAAAACATATTTTACACTAAAAGATTTAGGGGAATTTAGTGTTTTTGGTATGGGAGAGCATATGGCAATGGACGCTGCTTTGGCTATTTTAGCCGCAAGTGAATTTGCGAGTATAGATGAAATTAAAACTCGACTTTTAAAATATCAAGGTATTAAAAAAAGATTTGATATTTTATTTGCTAATGAAAATATGGCTTTGATTGATGATTATGGACATCATCCAACAGAAATTAAAATTACGCTAAAAGCAGCAAATGAGTATGCGAAATTAGCTGGATACAAAAAAATCATAGCTATATTTGAACCTCATCGCTATACGCGTCTAAGTGCAAATATAGAGTATTTTAGTGAAGTTTTATCTAGCGTTGATGGGCTTTATATTTTACCAGTTTATGCAGCAGGAGAAGCTAGAATAGAAATTAATATGCAAAAATATTTCCCAAAAGCTAAATTTATAAAAGAAATCAAAAGAGAAGAAAATGCTATTTATCTTGATGGTGAATTAGTTGAAAATGGTTTAGTGATTGGTTTTGGTGCAGGAGATATAAGCACAAAGCTTAGGGGAAAATATGTTTAA